One Stenotrophomonas sp. SAU14A_NAIMI4_5 DNA segment encodes these proteins:
- the hda gene encoding DnaA regulatory inactivator Hda, whose translation MGVPQLPLALHYPRDQRLETFIGAPDGALAQLRAIAVGASHDWVYLEGAAGTGKTHQALAMCSSAQQAGRLPTYVPLAGAVGRVAAALDGLEQRELVALDGLDAVAGHREDEIALFDFHNRARAAGITVLYTAQHAPGELGLVLPDLRSRLGQCVRVLLQPLDEEGRAAVLRERALRRGLAIDEAAIEWLLSHTGRELGGLITLLDWLDRESLAAKRRITVPFLRQVLEEGRPRY comes from the coding sequence ATTGGTGTGCCGCAACTTCCGCTGGCCCTGCATTACCCGCGGGACCAGCGCCTGGAGACCTTCATCGGCGCGCCGGACGGCGCGCTGGCGCAGCTGCGTGCGATCGCGGTGGGCGCCAGCCATGACTGGGTCTACCTGGAAGGTGCGGCGGGCACGGGCAAGACCCACCAGGCGCTGGCGATGTGTTCCAGCGCGCAGCAGGCCGGGCGCCTGCCGACCTACGTGCCGCTGGCCGGCGCGGTTGGCCGGGTGGCGGCGGCGCTGGATGGCCTGGAGCAGCGTGAGCTGGTGGCGCTGGATGGCCTGGATGCGGTGGCGGGCCACCGCGAGGACGAGATTGCACTGTTCGACTTCCACAACCGTGCGCGCGCGGCGGGGATAACGGTGCTGTACACGGCGCAGCATGCGCCGGGCGAGCTGGGCCTGGTGCTGCCGGACCTGCGTTCGCGGCTGGGCCAGTGCGTGCGGGTGCTGCTGCAGCCGCTGGACGAGGAAGGCCGGGCGGCGGTGCTTCGCGAGCGCGCGCTGCGGCGTGGGCTCGCGATCGACGAGGCAGCCATCGAGTGGCTGCTGTCGCATACCGGGCGCGAGCTGGGTGGGCTGATCACGCTGCTGGACTGGCTGGACCGGGAGTCGCTGGCGGCGAAGCGGCGGATCACGGTGCCGTTCCTGCGGCAGGTGCTGGAAGAAGGCCGGCCCCGGTACTGA
- a CDS encoding DUF3108 domain-containing protein — protein MKNTPPLRKFLLLPFAVLAFAAWAQTPPSAEPAPVVQAPPEPAVPALPAMAWEPPPLQPFSATYQAFYKGKEAGDATMQVSHTGGNQWRVDMQVVGRRGFASVLGLNLEQSTVFEERNGVYAPLSQSTVRKGLFLGKKAVGTYDWEAGTAQWTGDVKKDRAQPIPLQPGDQSALLLNLSLMRDARPGAVMHYRYVELGKVRQHDYQAAAQTENVEVGDLSYNALKVYRTNGGKNETILWIANGVPTPVRILQREDGEDRVDLRLIEYQGV, from the coding sequence ATGAAGAACACGCCTCCGTTGCGCAAATTCCTGCTGCTGCCGTTCGCCGTGCTCGCTTTCGCCGCGTGGGCACAGACCCCGCCGTCGGCCGAACCCGCGCCCGTGGTCCAGGCACCGCCCGAACCGGCCGTGCCCGCGCTGCCGGCGATGGCCTGGGAGCCGCCGCCGCTGCAGCCGTTCAGCGCCACCTACCAGGCCTTCTACAAGGGCAAGGAGGCAGGCGATGCGACCATGCAGGTCAGCCACACCGGCGGCAACCAGTGGCGGGTGGACATGCAGGTGGTCGGCCGTCGCGGCTTCGCCAGCGTGCTCGGCCTGAACCTGGAGCAGAGCACCGTGTTCGAGGAGCGCAATGGCGTCTACGCGCCGTTGAGCCAGAGCACCGTGCGCAAGGGCCTGTTCCTGGGCAAGAAGGCAGTCGGCACCTACGACTGGGAAGCCGGTACGGCGCAGTGGACCGGCGATGTGAAGAAGGACCGCGCCCAGCCCATCCCGCTGCAGCCCGGCGACCAGAGCGCGCTGCTGCTGAACCTGTCGCTGATGCGCGATGCCCGCCCCGGCGCGGTGATGCACTACCGCTACGTCGAACTGGGCAAGGTGCGCCAGCACGATTACCAGGCCGCCGCACAGACCGAGAACGTCGAGGTCGGCGACCTGTCCTACAACGCACTGAAGGTCTACCGCACCAACGGCGGCAAGAACGAAACCATTCTCTGGATCGCCAACGGTGTCCCCACCCCGGTGCGCATCCTGCAACGCGAAGATGGCGAGGACCGTGTCGACCTGCGCCTGATCGAATACCAAGGAGTATGA
- the purM gene encoding phosphoribosylformylglycinamidine cyclo-ligase has translation MTNTPSSAPSPLTYRDAGVDIDAGNELVERIKPLVKRSFRPEVMGGLGGFGALFDLSNKYREPVLVSGTDGVGTKLKLAHQLNRHDTIGIDLVAMCVNDVLVQGAEPLFFLDYFATGKLDIDTAAAVVGGIANGCTEAGCALIGGETAEMPDMYAPGEYDLAGFTVAAVEKSELKDGASVAAGDVLIGIASSGPHSNGYSLVRRIYDRAGQPADLELEDGVKLVDALMAPTRLYVKPILSLLKSHGAAIHGMAHITGGGLTENIIRVVPDGLGLDIQASAWPLPPVFQWLQKEGAVVDSEMWRTFNCGIGFVLIVAPEQVAAVSEAVQAQGLDHWPIGQVVTASGAERVRIA, from the coding sequence GTGACCAACACCCCGTCTTCCGCCCCCTCCCCCCTCACCTACCGTGACGCGGGTGTCGACATCGACGCCGGCAACGAGCTGGTCGAGCGGATCAAGCCCCTGGTCAAGCGCAGCTTCCGTCCGGAAGTGATGGGCGGCCTGGGTGGCTTCGGCGCCCTGTTCGACCTGTCCAACAAGTACCGCGAGCCGGTGCTGGTGTCGGGCACCGACGGCGTGGGCACCAAGCTGAAGCTGGCCCACCAGCTGAACCGCCACGATACGATCGGCATCGACCTGGTCGCCATGTGCGTCAACGACGTGCTGGTGCAGGGCGCCGAGCCGCTGTTCTTCCTGGACTACTTCGCCACCGGCAAGCTGGACATCGACACCGCCGCGGCGGTCGTGGGCGGCATCGCCAACGGCTGCACCGAGGCCGGCTGCGCGCTGATCGGCGGCGAAACCGCTGAAATGCCCGACATGTACGCCCCGGGCGAGTACGACCTGGCCGGCTTCACCGTCGCCGCGGTCGAGAAGAGCGAACTGAAGGACGGCGCCAGCGTGGCCGCCGGCGACGTGCTGATCGGCATCGCCTCCTCCGGCCCGCACTCCAACGGCTACTCGCTGGTGCGCCGCATCTACGACCGCGCCGGCCAGCCGGCCGACCTGGAGCTGGAAGACGGCGTCAAGCTGGTCGACGCGCTGATGGCGCCGACCCGCCTGTACGTCAAGCCGATCCTGTCGCTGCTGAAGTCGCACGGTGCGGCCATCCACGGCATGGCCCACATCACCGGTGGCGGCCTGACCGAGAACATCATCCGCGTGGTGCCCGACGGCCTCGGCCTGGACATCCAGGCCTCGGCCTGGCCGCTGCCGCCGGTGTTCCAGTGGCTGCAGAAGGAAGGCGCCGTGGTCGACAGCGAGATGTGGCGCACTTTCAACTGCGGCATCGGCTTCGTGCTGATCGTCGCCCCGGAGCAGGTCGCCGCGGTGTCCGAAGCCGTGCAGGCGCAGGGCCTGGACCACTGGCCGATCGGCCAGGTGGTCACCGCCAGCGGCGCCGAACGCGTCCGCATCGCCTGA
- a CDS encoding DUF2066 domain-containing protein: MRRSLIPALLLALCLPVATMAQSALRTEGDVATASGAYEAEVPVNSQAEADRNGGLARALSVVLGKLSGDRNVTARPGVVQALRNAKDYVASYDFKQDQSVGASGAPSYRTLLVARFREDDVDALVSALGLPLWPQPRPKPVVWLAVDDGSGPRLVSVQQANAARPLLNRAIERGYKLGLPSGGAAEQALAGAIWRQDSAAVSRASARYSPPMQLIGKLYRANGGWQADWVFVDNGRELNKWTTKDANAMRAMAAGADGAADALVKRYAKAGAATGAAGTYRIVVTGIGSTDQYLRLAAGLRQVPVVRNVTPLRATADRLELNLEMTTGLAGFNRMLGDNGVLVPSATLPALPAPIDDSTGAPQPAPVSNEYWLR; encoded by the coding sequence ATGCGCCGCAGCCTTATTCCCGCCCTGCTCCTTGCGTTGTGCCTGCCGGTGGCCACGATGGCCCAGAGCGCCCTTCGCACCGAGGGAGATGTCGCCACCGCCAGTGGTGCCTACGAGGCCGAAGTGCCTGTGAACAGCCAGGCCGAGGCCGACCGCAACGGTGGCCTGGCCCGTGCCCTGAGCGTGGTGCTGGGCAAGTTGTCCGGCGACCGCAACGTGACCGCGCGCCCGGGCGTGGTGCAGGCCCTGCGCAACGCCAAGGATTACGTGGCCAGCTACGACTTCAAGCAGGACCAGAGCGTCGGCGCCAGTGGCGCGCCCAGCTACCGGACCCTGCTGGTCGCCCGCTTCCGCGAGGATGACGTCGATGCACTGGTCTCGGCCCTGGGCCTGCCGCTGTGGCCGCAGCCGCGTCCGAAGCCGGTGGTCTGGCTGGCCGTGGACGACGGCAGCGGCCCGCGCCTGGTCAGCGTGCAGCAGGCCAATGCGGCCCGCCCGCTGCTGAACCGCGCCATCGAGCGTGGCTACAAGCTGGGCCTGCCCAGCGGTGGTGCCGCCGAACAGGCGCTGGCCGGGGCCATCTGGCGCCAGGACAGCGCCGCAGTGTCCCGCGCATCGGCCCGCTACTCGCCGCCGATGCAGCTGATCGGCAAGCTGTACCGTGCCAATGGCGGCTGGCAGGCGGACTGGGTGTTCGTCGACAACGGCCGCGAGCTGAACAAGTGGACCACCAAGGACGCCAACGCCATGCGCGCGATGGCCGCCGGTGCCGACGGCGCCGCCGACGCCCTGGTCAAGCGCTACGCCAAGGCCGGTGCAGCGACCGGCGCGGCCGGTACCTACCGCATCGTGGTTACCGGCATCGGCAGCACCGACCAGTACCTGCGCCTGGCCGCCGGCCTGCGCCAGGTGCCGGTGGTGCGCAACGTCACCCCGCTGCGGGCGACGGCCGACCGCCTGGAGCTGAACCTTGAAATGACCACCGGCCTGGCCGGCTTCAACCGGATGCTGGGCGACAACGGCGTGCTGGTGCCGTCGGCGACCCTGCCGGCCCTGCCGGCGCCGATCGATGACAGCACCGGCGCACCGCAGCCGGCCCCGGTCAGCAACGAGTACTGGCTGCGATGA
- the purN gene encoding phosphoribosylglycinamide formyltransferase, translating into MTARIAVLASGRGSNLQAILDAIDAGRLPAEVVGVFSDRPDAAALQRVGPGQRWAHAPKTFSDRAAYEQALGDAVQAAAPDWIVCAGYMRILGADFVQRFNGRLVNIHPSLLPLHKGLHTHARALEAGDAEHGASVHLVVPELDAGTVLAQVRVPVLAGDDADSLANRVLAVEHPLLIATLQLLCGGRLAEREGQPTLDGHPLFSPLALDSAGNLNR; encoded by the coding sequence ATGACCGCACGCATCGCCGTACTGGCCTCCGGCCGTGGCAGCAACCTGCAGGCCATCCTTGATGCGATCGATGCCGGCCGCCTGCCGGCCGAGGTGGTGGGGGTCTTCTCCGACCGCCCCGACGCAGCGGCACTGCAGCGCGTGGGGCCCGGCCAGCGCTGGGCACACGCACCGAAGACCTTCAGCGACCGCGCCGCGTACGAGCAGGCGCTGGGCGATGCCGTGCAGGCGGCGGCCCCGGACTGGATCGTCTGCGCCGGCTACATGCGCATCCTCGGCGCCGACTTCGTGCAGCGCTTCAACGGCCGCCTGGTCAACATCCATCCGTCGCTGCTGCCGCTGCACAAGGGCCTGCACACCCACGCCCGTGCGCTGGAAGCCGGCGATGCGGAACACGGCGCCAGCGTGCACCTGGTGGTGCCGGAGCTGGATGCCGGCACCGTGCTGGCCCAGGTGCGCGTGCCGGTGCTGGCCGGCGATGACGCAGACAGCCTGGCGAACCGGGTGCTGGCGGTCGAACACCCGCTGCTGATCGCCACCCTGCAGCTGCTGTGCGGCGGCCGCCTGGCTGAACGGGAGGGTCAGCCGACACTCGACGGTCACCCCCTGTTTAGCCCGTTGGCTCTAGATTCCGCCGGAAACCTGAACCGGTAA
- the murA gene encoding UDP-N-acetylglucosamine 1-carboxyvinyltransferase, with protein sequence MAKIVVTGGAALHGEVSISGAKNAVLPILCATLLADAPVEITNVPHLHDVVTTVKLLGELGAKVTIDQGTLSRGSAIVVDPRSVNQHVAPYELVKTMRASILVLGPLLARFGAAEVSLPGGCAIGSRPVDQHIKGLQALGADIVVENGFIKATAKRLKGGHFTFDMVSVTGTENVLMAAVLAEGTTILDNAAMEPEVTDLAHCLIALGAKIEGLGTARLVIEGVERLSGGRHEVLPDRIETGTFLVAAAMTGGKVTVNRARPNTMDAVLSKLVEAGATIETTEDSITLDMQGKRPKAVNLTTAPYPAFPTDMQAQFMALNCVADGVGVINETIFENRFMHVNELLRLGADIQVEGHTAIARGHERLSGAPVMATDLRASASLILAGLMADGDTTIDRIYHLDRGYENIEEKLSSLGATIRRVP encoded by the coding sequence ATGGCCAAGATCGTTGTGACCGGCGGCGCTGCGCTGCACGGTGAAGTGAGCATCTCCGGCGCCAAGAACGCCGTCCTCCCCATCCTCTGCGCGACCCTGCTGGCCGATGCGCCGGTGGAGATCACCAACGTGCCGCACCTGCACGACGTGGTCACCACGGTGAAGCTGCTGGGCGAACTGGGTGCCAAGGTCACCATCGACCAGGGCACCCTGTCGCGCGGCAGCGCGATCGTGGTCGACCCGCGCTCGGTCAACCAGCACGTGGCGCCGTATGAGCTGGTCAAGACCATGCGCGCCTCGATCCTGGTGCTGGGCCCGCTGCTGGCCCGCTTCGGCGCGGCCGAAGTGTCGCTGCCCGGTGGCTGCGCCATCGGTTCGCGTCCGGTCGACCAGCACATCAAGGGCCTGCAGGCGCTGGGTGCGGACATCGTGGTCGAGAACGGCTTCATCAAGGCCACCGCCAAGCGCCTGAAGGGTGGCCACTTCACCTTCGACATGGTCAGCGTCACCGGCACCGAGAACGTGCTGATGGCCGCCGTGCTGGCCGAGGGCACCACCATCCTCGACAACGCCGCGATGGAACCGGAAGTGACCGACCTGGCGCACTGCCTGATCGCACTGGGCGCGAAGATCGAAGGCCTGGGCACCGCCCGCCTGGTCATCGAAGGCGTCGAGCGCCTGTCCGGTGGCCGCCATGAAGTGCTGCCCGACCGCATCGAAACCGGCACCTTCCTGGTGGCCGCGGCGATGACCGGCGGCAAGGTGACCGTGAACCGCGCGCGCCCGAACACCATGGACGCCGTGCTGTCCAAGCTGGTCGAGGCCGGTGCGACGATCGAGACCACCGAAGACAGCATCACCCTGGACATGCAGGGCAAGCGGCCGAAGGCGGTCAACCTGACCACCGCGCCGTACCCGGCGTTCCCGACCGACATGCAGGCGCAGTTCATGGCGCTCAACTGCGTGGCCGACGGCGTGGGCGTGATCAACGAAACGATCTTCGAGAACCGTTTCATGCACGTCAACGAACTGCTGCGCCTGGGCGCGGACATCCAGGTGGAAGGCCACACGGCGATCGCCCGCGGCCACGAGCGCCTGAGCGGTGCACCGGTGATGGCCACCGACCTGCGCGCGTCGGCGTCGCTGATCCTGGCCGGCCTGATGGCCGACGGTGACACCACCATCGACCGCATCTACCACCTCGACCGTGGCTACGAGAACATCGAAGAGAAGCTGTCTTCGCTCGGCGCCACCATCCGGCGCGTGCCGTGA
- the murU gene encoding N-acetylmuramate alpha-1-phosphate uridylyltransferase MurU: MKALIFAAGLGERMRPLTLHTPKPLLAVAGKPLIVWHLERLAALGVREVVVNTAWLAEQFPATLGDGSQWGLQLHFVHEGETPLETGGGILNALPLLGDAPFLVVNGDIWTDFDFATLPAEPQGQAHLVLVDNPAQHPEGDYRLDAQGLLHHDRTGQCLTYAGIGVYRPSIVADWRAVIGDAPGSERVPPKFSVVPLQKHFMAQGLMTGQHHRGRWTDVGTVDRLQALDAELAANG; this comes from the coding sequence ATGAAAGCGCTGATCTTCGCCGCCGGCCTCGGCGAGCGCATGCGCCCGCTGACCCTGCACACGCCCAAGCCGCTGCTGGCGGTGGCCGGCAAGCCGCTGATCGTGTGGCACCTGGAGCGGCTGGCCGCACTCGGCGTGCGCGAGGTGGTGGTCAACACCGCCTGGCTGGCCGAGCAGTTCCCGGCCACGTTGGGCGATGGCAGCCAGTGGGGCCTGCAGCTGCACTTCGTGCACGAAGGCGAGACCCCGCTGGAAACCGGCGGCGGCATCCTCAATGCCCTGCCGCTGCTGGGCGATGCCCCGTTCCTGGTGGTCAACGGCGATATCTGGACCGACTTCGATTTCGCCACCCTGCCCGCCGAGCCGCAGGGCCAGGCGCACCTGGTGCTGGTGGACAACCCGGCACAGCACCCCGAGGGCGATTACCGCCTGGATGCGCAGGGCCTGCTGCACCACGACCGCACCGGGCAGTGCCTGACCTATGCCGGCATCGGCGTGTACCGGCCATCGATCGTGGCGGACTGGCGCGCGGTGATCGGCGATGCGCCGGGCAGCGAGCGTGTTCCACCGAAGTTCTCGGTGGTGCCGCTGCAGAAGCACTTCATGGCGCAGGGGTTGATGACCGGGCAGCACCATCGCGGGCGCTGGACCGATGTCGGGACGGTGGATCGGCTGCAGGCGCTTGACGCGGAGTTGGCAGCGAACGGCTGA
- a CDS encoding IS3 family transposase: LSPEDRPMIHSDQGWHYQHEKYRHTLAKHSLKQSMSRRGNCLDNAAMESFFGTLKSEFFYLKTFDSIERLEAGLMEYIRYYNEDRIRLKLKGLSPVKYRQQAALAA, encoded by the coding sequence AGCTCTCGCCCGAAGATCGACCGATGATCCACTCCGACCAAGGCTGGCATTACCAGCACGAAAAATACCGCCACACGCTCGCAAAGCACTCGCTGAAACAGAGCATGTCCCGGCGCGGCAACTGCCTGGACAATGCGGCCATGGAGAGCTTCTTCGGGACGCTGAAGTCGGAATTCTTCTACCTGAAGACCTTTGACAGCATCGAAAGGCTGGAAGCCGGGCTAATGGAGTACATCCGGTACTACAACGAAGACCGTATCCGATTGAAACTAAAGGGCCTGAGCCCGGTAAAGTACCGGCAGCAGGCCGCGTTGGCCGCCTGA
- a CDS encoding KpsF/GutQ family sugar-phosphate isomerase produces the protein MAESSLPPRSVDPAALVASGRRVFEIEQQALQAVANGLGEAFQQACQAILGSRGRVVATGMGKSGHVARKIAATLASTGTPAFYVHPGEAGHGDLGMITEDDVVLALSYSGESDEVLMLLPVLKRQGNVLISMTGRPQSSLAKAADVHLDVSVPAEACPLALAPTSSTTASLAMGDALAVALLDARGFTADDFARSHPAGSLGRRLLLHITDVMHSGEDLPKVDAEASLSQALMEMSRKRLGMTAVVDAQGVLIGLFTDGDLRRALDTELDVRTAKIAEVMTRNPRTIGADQLAVEAARLMETHKINGLIVVDGQGRAVGALNIHDLLRARVV, from the coding sequence ATGGCCGAGTCCTCCCTGCCCCCCCGTTCCGTCGATCCCGCCGCCCTGGTGGCCAGCGGCCGCCGCGTGTTCGAGATCGAGCAGCAGGCGCTGCAGGCCGTGGCCAACGGGCTGGGCGAGGCCTTCCAGCAGGCCTGCCAGGCGATCCTGGGCAGCCGCGGCCGGGTGGTCGCCACCGGCATGGGCAAGTCCGGCCACGTCGCCCGCAAGATCGCCGCCACCCTGGCCTCCACCGGCACCCCGGCCTTCTACGTGCACCCGGGCGAGGCCGGCCACGGCGACCTGGGCATGATCACCGAGGATGACGTGGTGCTGGCGCTGTCCTATTCGGGTGAATCGGACGAGGTGCTGATGCTGCTGCCGGTGCTCAAGCGCCAGGGCAACGTGTTGATTTCCATGACCGGCCGGCCGCAGTCCAGCCTGGCCAAGGCTGCCGACGTGCACCTGGACGTCAGCGTGCCGGCCGAGGCCTGCCCGCTGGCGCTGGCACCGACCTCCAGCACCACCGCCTCGCTGGCGATGGGCGATGCGCTGGCCGTGGCCCTGCTCGACGCGCGCGGCTTCACCGCCGACGATTTCGCCCGCTCGCACCCGGCCGGCAGCCTCGGCCGCCGCCTGCTGCTGCACATCACCGACGTGATGCACAGCGGCGAGGACCTGCCCAAGGTCGATGCCGAGGCCAGCCTCAGCCAGGCGCTGATGGAGATGAGTCGAAAGCGGCTGGGCATGACCGCCGTGGTCGACGCCCAGGGCGTGCTGATCGGCTTGTTCACCGACGGCGACCTGCGCCGCGCGCTGGATACCGAGCTGGACGTGCGCACGGCGAAGATCGCCGAGGTGATGACCCGCAACCCGCGCACCATCGGCGCCGACCAGCTGGCGGTGGAAGCCGCGCGGCTGATGGAGACCCACAAGATCAACGGCCTGATCGTGGTCGATGGCCAGGGCCGCGCGGTCGGCGCGCTGAACATTCATGACCTGTTGCGGGCCCGGGTGGTTTAA
- a CDS encoding BolA family protein — protein MDADTIRNLIETGLPGARADVRGDDGVHFEATVVCEAFAGKMPLARHRMVYATLGDLMGGAIHALALKTVTPAEAG, from the coding sequence TTGGACGCTGACACCATCCGCAACCTGATCGAAACCGGCCTGCCGGGCGCCCGCGCCGACGTGCGCGGTGACGATGGCGTGCATTTCGAAGCGACCGTGGTCTGTGAGGCCTTTGCCGGCAAGATGCCGTTGGCCCGCCACCGGATGGTCTATGCCACTCTGGGAGACCTGATGGGCGGCGCGATCCACGCGCTGGCGCTGAAAACCGTGACCCCGGCCGAAGCCGGCTGA
- a CDS encoding AI-2E family transporter — MTQSPEAEIAQFLRRLKYVAVALLIGWVVWLLAPILTPFVLALALAWLGDPLVDRIEATGRSRNTGVVLVFVAMVLVVTALLLVLVPMIERQITTLMAAVPQAQAWLMQTGIPWFEQKTGLEVMQWMDPDRLIEWVRSHWQQAGGFATTFMGYVSRSGFTVVTWMVNLALLPILAFYFLRDWDKLVERVASVIPRNHIGTITNLARESNEVLGAFIRGQFLVMVALGVIYAAGLSLVGLKLGLLIGLVAGLISFIPYLGATTGIVMAVVAALVQAQGIDLKLLLLVGVVFTVGQLLESYVLTPRIVGDKIGLHPVAVIFAVMAGGQLFGFLGMLLALPVAAVSNVLLRYAHQRYRQSELYVGEKPAIVLDGVIDAPHIILDPYEHGPDPK; from the coding sequence ATGACCCAATCCCCGGAAGCGGAAATCGCGCAGTTCCTGCGACGGCTGAAGTACGTGGCCGTCGCCCTGCTGATCGGCTGGGTGGTGTGGCTGCTGGCCCCCATCCTGACCCCGTTCGTGCTGGCCCTGGCGCTGGCCTGGCTGGGCGACCCGCTGGTCGACCGCATCGAGGCCACCGGCCGCTCGCGCAACACCGGCGTGGTGCTGGTGTTCGTGGCGATGGTGCTGGTGGTGACCGCGCTGTTGCTGGTGCTGGTGCCGATGATCGAGCGCCAGATCACCACGTTGATGGCCGCCGTGCCGCAGGCGCAGGCCTGGCTGATGCAGACCGGCATCCCGTGGTTCGAGCAGAAGACCGGCCTGGAAGTAATGCAGTGGATGGACCCGGACCGGCTGATCGAGTGGGTGCGCAGCCACTGGCAGCAGGCCGGCGGCTTCGCCACGACCTTCATGGGCTATGTCTCGCGCTCGGGCTTCACCGTGGTGACCTGGATGGTCAACCTGGCGCTGCTGCCGATCCTGGCGTTCTACTTCCTGCGTGACTGGGACAAGCTGGTCGAGCGCGTCGCCTCGGTGATCCCGCGCAACCACATCGGCACGATCACCAACCTGGCCCGCGAATCCAACGAGGTGCTGGGCGCGTTCATCCGTGGCCAGTTCCTGGTGATGGTGGCGCTGGGCGTGATCTACGCCGCCGGCCTGTCGCTGGTCGGCCTGAAGCTGGGCCTGTTGATCGGCCTGGTGGCTGGACTGATCAGCTTCATCCCGTACCTGGGCGCGACCACCGGCATCGTGATGGCGGTGGTGGCGGCGCTGGTGCAGGCACAGGGCATCGACCTGAAGCTGCTGCTGCTGGTGGGCGTGGTGTTCACCGTCGGCCAGCTGCTGGAAAGCTACGTGCTGACCCCGCGCATCGTCGGCGACAAGATCGGCCTGCACCCGGTGGCGGTGATCTTCGCGGTGATGGCCGGTGGCCAGCTGTTCGGCTTCCTCGGCATGCTGCTGGCGCTGCCGGTGGCGGCGGTCAGCAACGTGCTGCTGCGCTATGCGCACCAGCGTTACCGCCAGAGCGAGCTGTACGTCGGCGAAAAGCCGGCCATCGTGCTTGATGGCGTGATCGACGCACCCCATATCATCCTCGACCCCTACGAGCACGGCCCGGACCCGAAGTGA
- a CDS encoding DUF3108 domain-containing protein gives MTTLTRPLTWIAAAALSVASLPAMALQPFKADYLASYMGMQANGTMTLANEGTGKWRYNLQVKNQLADLSQSTVFEEVRGQLRPLSSQDRSALLVKKRNVQANYNWTSNQATWTGDIKPDRAGPVALKAGDMDALLINLAIARDLAAGKPLTYRMVDEGRIKNMTYKVVGKEAVTVGGKSYQATKVSRVDGDKEQIAWIVPEFPVPTRILQREGGRDALDLTIKALN, from the coding sequence ATGACGACCCTGACCCGCCCGCTGACCTGGATCGCTGCTGCCGCACTGTCGGTGGCCAGCCTGCCGGCCATGGCCCTGCAGCCGTTCAAGGCTGATTACCTGGCCAGCTACATGGGCATGCAGGCCAACGGCACCATGACCCTGGCCAACGAAGGCACCGGCAAGTGGCGCTACAACCTGCAGGTGAAGAACCAGCTGGCCGACCTGAGCCAGAGCACCGTGTTCGAGGAAGTGCGTGGCCAGCTGCGCCCGCTGAGCAGCCAGGACCGCTCGGCACTGCTGGTGAAGAAGCGCAACGTGCAGGCCAACTACAACTGGACCAGCAACCAGGCCACCTGGACCGGCGACATCAAGCCGGACCGCGCCGGCCCGGTCGCGCTGAAGGCCGGTGACATGGACGCGCTGCTGATCAACCTGGCGATCGCCCGCGACCTGGCCGCCGGCAAGCCGCTGACCTACCGCATGGTGGACGAAGGCCGCATCAAGAACATGACCTACAAGGTCGTGGGCAAGGAAGCGGTGACCGTGGGCGGCAAGAGCTACCAGGCCACCAAGGTCTCGCGCGTGGACGGAGACAAGGAACAGATCGCCTGGATCGTGCCCGAGTTCCCGGTGCCGACCCGCATCCTGCAGCGCGAAGGCGGCCGCGACGCGCTGGACCTCACCATCAAGGCGTTGAACTGA